Proteins encoded in a region of the Zea mays cultivar B73 chromosome 4, Zm-B73-REFERENCE-NAM-5.0, whole genome shotgun sequence genome:
- the LOC103654034 gene encoding protein FAM32A, which yields MLEYQNVVGGRLQLKGKALDVKDGGVKKKKKKYQREESSQTESDKNGDQKNPHSDYDHLTRSERRYMEQKQKIDMKKMAKVANKSYKDRMQDFNQYLANLSEHYDIPKVGPG from the coding sequence ATGTTGGAATACCAAAACGTCGTTGGAGGACGGCTGCAGCTGAAGGGTAAAGCGCTGGACGTGAAGGATGGTGGagtaaagaaaaagaagaagaagtacCAGCGTGAGGAGTCGTCTCAGACTGAATCTGATAAGAATGGAGACCAAAAGAACCCACATTCTGACTATGATCATCTCACACGATCAGAGCGCCGCTACATGGAACAGAAGCAGAAGATCGACATGAAGAAGATGGCCAAAGTCGCAAACAAGTCGTACAAGGACCGCATGCAGGACTTCAACCAATACCTGGCTAACCTCAGCGAGCACTATGATATCCCCAAAGTTGGTCCTGGCTAA